From the genome of Ornithobacterium rhinotracheale, one region includes:
- a CDS encoding helix-turn-helix domain-containing protein yields the protein MEVIVIEKKIFEQINQKLGDLLKQTKSVVETHQAICQDKKWLDTQEVCQLLGISKRTLQNYKDRNLLPYSYINRKNYYKRSDVLELLENQTAKTEI from the coding sequence ATGGAGGTGATAGTTATTGAAAAAAAAATATTTGAACAAATCAATCAAAAATTAGGGGACTTACTCAAACAAACAAAGTCCGTAGTAGAAACGCATCAAGCCATTTGTCAAGACAAAAAATGGTTAGACACACAAGAGGTCTGTCAGTTGTTGGGCATTAGCAAACGAACGCTCCAAAATTACAAAGACCGCAATTTACTGCCTTATTCATATATTAATCGAAAAAACTACTACAAGCGTAGTGATGTGCTGGAGTTATTAGAAAATCAAACTGCAAAAACTGAAATCTAA
- a CDS encoding helix-turn-helix domain-containing protein — MELYTEQTEEMASYQKQIQELNEYIKFLLEHFRPVFNGEIYLSGKELCELLHISQRTLQQYRDDGFLPYVQIEGKILYKESDVLKILEDNYKAI, encoded by the coding sequence ATGGAACTCTATACAGAACAAACGGAAGAAATGGCTTCTTACCAAAAGCAAATACAAGAGCTTAATGAATATATAAAGTTTTTGTTAGAACATTTTAGACCTGTGTTTAATGGGGAAATTTATTTATCTGGAAAAGAATTGTGTGAATTATTGCATATAAGCCAAAGAACCCTCCAACAATATAGAGATGATGGCTTTTTGCCTTATGTTCAAATTGAGGGTAAAATTCTATACAAAGAAAGTGATGTACTAAAAATATTAGAGGATAATTATAAGGCTATATAA